The Pirellulales bacterium genome includes a region encoding these proteins:
- a CDS encoding SGNH/GDSL hydrolase family protein — protein MTSQTRTRRLTFSDRPQDPRWRLRGAALILGLLLGLLGAEVLLRLLPTTASPLVTKRALYRNELRDTYFCYPTNPTGELGPLPDTTQPGWQLQTLSLPPHEIPLAHLPETPWCVEFHRTNQGLRDDRVYDPLPPAGVLRIAGVGDSFAAGEGVSLANSLFRQMERQLGPQFQIVNSALPGLGATDQYSLLRHTVSQLHCPRAIVVFLINDIALSQPLLDQQNFLNDLINVRAERLQRADWLAGLARHSRLVDFLSSRPALARVERDTIRWYRNCYEPSYNAENLRKLWREIADLSRVPNCEVALVLYPLLEGLRHGYPFQSIHDRVASVASEAGLPVLDLAHAFQGMDERSLWVHPIDHHPNSRAHKIAASAIVDWLRQEHPAFLTPPPANVHSPSK, from the coding sequence ATGACGTCTCAAACGCGGACCAGGCGACTAACGTTTTCTGACCGGCCACAAGACCCCCGCTGGCGATTGCGCGGCGCTGCGCTGATTCTGGGTCTATTGCTCGGCCTGCTCGGCGCGGAAGTGCTCCTGCGACTGCTCCCCACAACCGCCTCCCCACTCGTCACCAAGCGCGCGCTCTATCGCAACGAACTGCGCGACACCTATTTCTGCTATCCCACCAATCCCACCGGCGAATTAGGCCCCTTGCCAGATACCACGCAGCCCGGCTGGCAACTGCAAACCTTGTCGCTCCCTCCTCACGAAATCCCCCTCGCTCATCTCCCCGAGACTCCCTGGTGTGTCGAGTTTCACCGCACCAATCAGGGCCTCCGAGACGATCGAGTCTACGATCCCCTCCCGCCGGCCGGCGTCCTCCGCATCGCGGGCGTGGGCGACTCTTTTGCCGCTGGCGAGGGGGTATCGCTCGCCAATTCCCTATTCCGCCAAATGGAGCGTCAACTAGGACCGCAATTTCAGATCGTCAACTCCGCGCTCCCCGGCCTTGGCGCGACAGATCAATACTCGCTGCTGCGTCACACCGTCAGTCAACTGCACTGCCCGCGGGCAATCGTCGTTTTCTTGATCAACGATATCGCGCTCAGCCAGCCACTGCTCGATCAACAGAACTTTCTCAATGACCTGATTAACGTCCGCGCCGAACGACTCCAGCGCGCCGATTGGCTCGCGGGACTCGCCCGCCATTCTCGACTGGTCGACTTTCTTAGCTCGCGACCGGCGCTGGCGCGGGTCGAGCGCGATACGATTCGCTGGTATCGCAACTGCTATGAACCAAGCTACAACGCCGAGAATCTACGCAAGCTTTGGCGGGAAATCGCCGATCTTTCCCGCGTGCCCAATTGCGAAGTCGCGCTGGTGCTCTATCCCTTGCTCGAAGGATTGCGCCACGGCTACCCGTTTCAGTCGATTCACGACCGCGTTGCTAGCGTGGCCAGCGAAGCCGGTTTGCCCGTGCTCGATCTCGCCCATGCGTTCCAAGGCATGGATGAACGGTCGTTATGGGTGCATCCCATCGACCATCATCCAAATTCTCGGGCTCACAAGATTGCGGCCTCGGCCATCGTTGACTGGCTGCGGCAGGAGCATCCAGCGTTCTTGACACCTCCTCCCGCCAACGTTCATTCCCCCTCGAAATGA
- a CDS encoding tetratricopeptide repeat protein — protein sequence MRQTAEAISSATNARGRGWLAGLGVAIALLVAAVFWPVIGHAILNYDDYGNILTNPYYDPLTASNVAQLWRVPYFYTYAPVTYSFFALERWAAFLPEVRPPQVPLDARVFHAGNLGLHLAGTIAVWALLIELTGCRGASACGALLFALHPLQVEPVAWITETKTLLAGLFGVVALWQYVRFARCPSGDAWRWSRYALATGCLLAALLAKPSAAAIPLMALVLDRGWLECDWRLIAKSLTPWMALAAVIALLTKGQQSGESLEFAAPIWARPLVAADALAFYLEKFWAPCSLATDYGRTPRLALEQGYVWWTWLAPAVVAAAAWWLPIGRQYRVALVLALVALAPVLGLIPFGYQDTSTVADRYMHLALIGPALGLAWFLSRHRSPVWWSLAAIWLVGLAVLSHRQTAVWRDSETLARAGLAVNADSMMLRHILAGELENQGRAAEAVPLYEQAARLYPRSSRAQLRLGQSLAATGQSEAGLALIRKSVELAPHSPAAQRALAAALVERGQVADAIRYYEQAVARDPGGWRAQLALGDLLARSGRTAEAIRHYRGALEWQHEYEPTWSALARALTQAGDSTGAEQAYREAIRIRPEWPIAYVGLGTLYLQKGRARDALAPLARAVELDTQLLPARQNLATALAAVGRDQEAIHELEIVATSAPDDANVRYSLGNLFARQRQWGRAADQLRQAVAKQPNWIDARLALANVLAQDGAVANALKEYQEAVRLAPQRSDAHGALGELLARAGDRELAIQHLKTALSIDPNNRPARAALDRLAAKPPGNES from the coding sequence ATGCGTCAAACGGCGGAAGCAATCTCCAGCGCGACCAATGCCCGCGGGCGGGGATGGCTAGCGGGCTTGGGAGTCGCTATCGCGCTGCTGGTGGCCGCCGTGTTTTGGCCGGTGATTGGCCATGCCATCTTAAACTACGACGATTACGGCAACATCCTCACCAATCCGTACTACGATCCGTTGACGGCTAGCAATGTCGCGCAGCTTTGGCGCGTGCCGTACTTTTACACCTACGCGCCGGTGACCTACAGCTTCTTTGCGCTGGAACGGTGGGCAGCCTTTTTACCGGAGGTCCGTCCGCCGCAGGTTCCGCTGGACGCGCGGGTGTTTCATGCCGGCAATTTGGGGCTGCACTTGGCGGGGACGATCGCGGTATGGGCGCTGCTGATCGAACTGACGGGGTGCCGCGGCGCGTCGGCCTGTGGCGCCTTGCTGTTTGCGCTGCACCCATTGCAGGTGGAGCCGGTTGCCTGGATTACGGAAACCAAGACCTTGCTGGCTGGGCTGTTTGGCGTTGTAGCGCTATGGCAATACGTGCGCTTTGCGCGCTGCCCTTCAGGCGATGCTTGGCGATGGTCCCGCTATGCGTTGGCCACGGGGTGTTTGCTGGCGGCGCTACTCGCCAAGCCCTCGGCCGCGGCGATTCCGCTGATGGCGTTGGTGTTGGATCGCGGTTGGTTAGAGTGCGATTGGCGATTGATTGCAAAATCGCTGACGCCATGGATGGCGCTGGCCGCCGTGATCGCCTTGCTGACCAAGGGGCAACAGTCCGGCGAATCGCTGGAGTTTGCTGCGCCAATCTGGGCGCGTCCGCTGGTGGCGGCGGACGCATTGGCATTTTATCTAGAGAAGTTCTGGGCGCCTTGTTCCTTGGCAACCGATTACGGTCGGACGCCGCGGTTAGCGCTTGAGCAGGGATATGTGTGGTGGACGTGGCTGGCGCCGGCCGTGGTCGCGGCGGCTGCGTGGTGGCTGCCGATTGGCCGACAGTACCGAGTAGCGCTTGTGTTAGCGCTAGTGGCCTTGGCGCCGGTCTTGGGGCTGATCCCGTTTGGGTATCAAGACACTTCGACCGTGGCCGATCGGTATATGCATCTGGCTTTGATCGGCCCGGCGCTCGGGCTGGCGTGGTTTCTGTCGCGGCATCGGTCGCCAGTCTGGTGGTCGCTCGCCGCGATTTGGCTTGTTGGACTGGCGGTACTGTCGCACCGTCAAACAGCGGTTTGGCGCGACAGCGAAACCTTAGCCCGAGCGGGTTTGGCAGTGAACGCCGACAGTATGATGTTGCGTCATATTCTGGCCGGGGAATTGGAGAACCAGGGGCGCGCGGCCGAGGCCGTGCCGCTGTATGAGCAGGCCGCTCGGCTTTATCCACGATCGTCACGAGCGCAACTGCGATTGGGTCAGTCGCTGGCCGCCACTGGCCAGAGCGAGGCGGGGTTGGCTCTCATTCGCAAGTCGGTGGAATTGGCGCCGCATTCTCCGGCGGCGCAGCGCGCGCTGGCCGCGGCGCTGGTGGAGCGTGGCCAGGTGGCCGATGCGATTCGCTATTACGAACAGGCGGTGGCTCGCGACCCTGGCGGGTGGCGCGCTCAACTGGCGCTGGGAGATTTATTGGCGCGAAGTGGGCGGACAGCCGAAGCGATCCGCCACTACCGAGGGGCGCTGGAATGGCAGCATGAATACGAGCCGACCTGGAGCGCTTTGGCGCGCGCCTTAACGCAGGCGGGGGATTCTACTGGCGCCGAGCAGGCGTATCGCGAGGCAATTCGTATCCGTCCCGAGTGGCCAATCGCCTATGTCGGGCTGGGCACGCTTTATTTGCAGAAGGGGCGCGCGCGGGACGCCTTGGCGCCGCTAGCGCGCGCGGTGGAACTCGACACGCAGCTATTGCCAGCGCGGCAGAACCTGGCGACCGCGTTGGCGGCGGTGGGGCGCGATCAGGAGGCGATTCACGAATTGGAGATTGTGGCGACGTCGGCGCCAGACGATGCGAATGTGCGCTATAGTCTTGGCAATTTGTTTGCGCGCCAGCGGCAATGGGGTCGTGCCGCGGATCAATTGCGGCAAGCTGTGGCGAAGCAACCCAATTGGATTGACGCCCGGCTGGCGCTGGCGAACGTGCTAGCGCAAGACGGCGCGGTTGCCAATGCGTTGAAGGAATATCAAGAGGCGGTGCGGCTTGCGCCGCAGCGGAGCGACGCACATGGCGCTTTGGGGGAATTACTGGCGCGCGCGGGTGATCGGGAGCTGGCCATCCAACATCTCAAGACGGCTTTGTCGATTGATCCCAACAACCGGCCTGCGCGGGCGGCGCTCGATCGACTAGCGGCGAAGCCGCCCGGGAACGAATCGTGA